One Psychrilyobacter piezotolerans DNA window includes the following coding sequences:
- a CDS encoding rubredoxin, producing the protein MKNYVCEICGYVYDPKVGDVENGIEAGTSFDSLPEEWICPPCGMGKDVFAEEN; encoded by the coding sequence ATGAAAAATTATGTATGCGAAATATGCGGATATGTTTATGATCCAAAAGTTGGAGATGTAGAAAATGGAATAGAAGCAGGAACTAGTTTTGACAGCTTACCTGAAGAATGGATCTGTCCTCCATGTGGAATGGGTAAAGACGTATTCGCAGAAGAGAACTAA
- a CDS encoding aminotransferase class V-fold PLP-dependent enzyme, whose product MIYFDNAATTLPKPKAVGEAMVEALNSFGNPSRGGHEYSLRSSRVLYETRELLAKLIGAEDPLNIAFTGNSTMSLNMAILGLGLSEGDEIITTTLEHNSVLRPIYKLKKDGVKVKFIGSDKIGNINYDELEKNINENTKAVIVTHASNLTGNLVDIDRIGKTTHKHNLIFIVDGSQSLGVFPVDVVKNNIDILCFTGHKGLMGPTGVGGIYVSPKVDLNPYLVGGSGSHSFSEEHPKTMPDKLEAGTPNIHGIAGLNASLKYIFNTGMDTIREKELSLAKVFYEGIKDLPKVKIYGDFTTFYRSPIVTINLEGIPSSDLSEVLSYEYGIATRPGIHCAPLMHNDFKTNEDGMVRFSFSHQNTMEEILKTIEILKELSESI is encoded by the coding sequence ATGATTTATTTTGATAACGCTGCAACTACACTGCCAAAACCAAAGGCTGTGGGAGAAGCCATGGTTGAGGCACTGAATAGTTTTGGGAATCCAAGCAGGGGAGGACACGAATATTCTCTTCGTTCATCCAGGGTGCTCTATGAAACAAGGGAATTATTAGCCAAACTCATAGGTGCAGAAGATCCGTTGAATATAGCATTTACAGGGAACTCAACTATGTCTCTGAATATGGCAATCTTGGGGTTAGGTCTCTCAGAGGGAGATGAAATTATCACCACAACTCTGGAGCATAACTCGGTACTCCGTCCAATATATAAATTAAAAAAAGATGGGGTCAAGGTAAAATTTATTGGTTCAGATAAGATTGGAAATATAAACTATGATGAATTAGAAAAAAATATCAATGAAAATACCAAGGCAGTTATAGTCACTCATGCCTCTAACTTAACAGGAAACCTGGTGGATATAGACAGGATAGGAAAGACAACTCATAAGCACAACCTTATCTTTATTGTAGACGGGTCACAGAGTCTGGGAGTATTTCCTGTGGATGTAGTGAAGAATAATATAGACATCCTGTGTTTTACAGGACATAAGGGGCTCATGGGTCCTACAGGGGTAGGAGGAATATATGTATCTCCTAAGGTAGACCTGAATCCATACCTTGTAGGAGGGAGCGGTTCCCATTCATTTTCAGAGGAGCATCCCAAAACTATGCCCGATAAATTAGAAGCCGGTACACCCAATATCCATGGGATAGCAGGACTAAATGCCAGTTTGAAATATATCTTTAACACAGGGATGGATACAATCCGTGAAAAAGAACTGTCTCTGGCCAAGGTTTTTTATGAAGGAATAAAAGATCTGCCAAAGGTAAAAATATACGGGGATTTCACTACTTTTTATCGTTCTCCCATTGTGACTATAAATTTAGAAGGAATTCCATCCAGCGATCTTTCCGAAGTTTTATCCTATGAATATGGGATAGCCACAAGACCTGGAATCCATTGTGCTCCATTGATGCACAATGATTTTAAAACCAATGAAGATGGGATGGTAAGGTTTAGTTTTTCCCACCAGAATACCATGGAGGAGATCTTAAAAACAATCGAGATCTTAAAGGAGCTCTCTGAATCTATATAG